In Vibrio echinoideorum, the following proteins share a genomic window:
- a CDS encoding pyridoxal phosphatase, with protein sequence MYKVLALDLDGTVLQDDHTIHPEVKKAIQEVKQYCHVVIVTGRHHTAARPYYYELGLDTPIICCNGTYVYDYQTETVLTQNAIDKDKALTFIDMADEFQLKMVMYITHAMTYSHYNPFAYMLALESWAETAPEQHRPQIYQVESFIETAQQAEHVWKFVVEGNQDSVDRLMQHPWIEKNFNGERSWSNRIDFAAMGNSKGLRLAEYISELGYQANDVIAVGDNHNDISMLKYAGLGVAMLNADDIVKSHVQCVCSTDNNHDGLARLIREQFKG encoded by the coding sequence GCAAGACGATCACACCATTCATCCTGAAGTGAAAAAAGCGATTCAAGAAGTGAAGCAATATTGCCATGTCGTGATTGTGACTGGCCGACATCACACAGCTGCACGACCTTACTATTACGAGTTAGGGCTAGATACACCGATCATCTGTTGCAACGGCACTTATGTTTATGACTATCAAACTGAAACGGTACTGACTCAAAACGCGATAGATAAAGACAAGGCGCTGACCTTTATCGATATGGCTGATGAGTTTCAGCTCAAAATGGTCATGTATATCACGCATGCCATGACGTACTCCCATTACAACCCTTTTGCTTACATGTTGGCATTGGAAAGCTGGGCGGAAACAGCACCAGAACAACATCGCCCTCAAATTTACCAAGTGGAATCATTCATTGAGACGGCTCAACAAGCCGAGCACGTTTGGAAATTTGTAGTAGAAGGGAACCAAGATTCCGTAGACCGTTTGATGCAACACCCATGGATAGAAAAGAACTTCAATGGTGAGCGTTCTTGGTCAAACAGAATAGATTTTGCTGCGATGGGAAACAGTAAGGGCCTACGCCTTGCTGAATACATTTCAGAGCTCGGTTATCAAGCCAACGACGTCATAGCTGTCGGTGATAACCACAACGATATATCCATGCTTAAGTACGCCGGACTAGGCGTCGCGATGCTCAATGCTGATGACATCGTCAAGTCACACGTTCAGTGCGTGTGCTCAACAGATAACAACCATGATGGCTTAGCCCGTCTAATACGTGAACAATTTAAAGGATAA
- a CDS encoding 3-keto-L-gulonate-6-phosphate decarboxylase UlaD — translation MTKPMIQIALDQTNLPAAIEVANNVESFVDVIEVGTILAFAEGMTAVSTLRKNHPDHILVCDMKTTDGGAILARMAFEAGADWITVSAAAHIATIGACKKVADEFNGEIQIEIYGNWTMDDAQSWVDLGISQAIYHRSRDAELAGVGWTEEDLVKMRALSELGLELSITGGIVPEDIYLFEGIKAKTFIAGRALAGDKGKETAEALKAQINRYWN, via the coding sequence ATGACTAAACCAATGATTCAGATCGCTCTAGACCAAACAAACCTTCCTGCTGCCATTGAAGTGGCAAACAACGTTGAAAGTTTTGTTGATGTAATTGAAGTGGGCACTATTTTGGCTTTTGCAGAAGGTATGACGGCGGTTTCTACGCTTCGTAAGAACCACCCAGACCATATCCTTGTGTGCGACATGAAGACCACCGATGGCGGCGCTATTCTAGCGCGTATGGCGTTCGAAGCGGGTGCTGATTGGATTACGGTTTCTGCTGCTGCACACATCGCGACCATTGGCGCGTGTAAGAAAGTAGCCGATGAGTTTAACGGTGAAATCCAAATTGAGATCTACGGTAATTGGACAATGGATGATGCTCAATCTTGGGTTGATCTTGGTATTTCACAAGCGATTTACCACCGTTCTCGTGACGCTGAATTAGCGGGTGTGGGTTGGACAGAAGAAGATCTAGTGAAGATGCGTGCATTGTCTGAATTGGGTCTCGAACTGTCTATTACTGGCGGCATCGTTCCTGAAGATATTTACCTATTTGAAGGCATTAAAGCAAAAACCTTCATCGCAGGCCGTGCACTTGCTGGTGACAAAGGTAAAGAAACAGCTGAAGCATTAAAGGCTCAGATCAATCGTTACTGGAACTAA